The stretch of DNA ATCCCATCAGAAGGAGCTCCAGAAAAACTAAGGCTGAACTGAAGGTTTGTatagaaaatgctttttttttgtttgttttgttttgttttgtttttttgttttgttttttttttttgatggggCAGATTCTAATATTAGGGAAAAACTTGCATGAGAAAGTGTAATGTTCTCCTTTTGCACCAACCACCAAAATTAAGTGTACAGACTTTCTGCTGCACAACAAAGCAAacattctcatttttatttcaaaaagaTTTTCCTTAAATTCAGGATAACATAACTAGATGATGACGCATATTTGGTGTGACAAACTTTATTAAAATTTCCACAATATTCACTTTGAACAGAATGAAGAACACAGACACCTGGATGACCTGATAAAGAATGGCATTGAAGAAGGAATGCAGGTAAGATTTAATGGTTTCAGAGCGTTAGTGCCAATTTTCCTCTGGCTTTGATACTATTTGCAGAAGAGCGTGGCATTTGCTGTAGTAGTCTTGAATTAAATGTATTTCAATATGTAATGTAACACTTGTAGTGGAACTGACCATTGGTCTTCATTGATGAgagcattgtgtttttgtttttaaagatgatttgtaacatgttttcttcctctgctgtacAACCTTCCTCTACAGTAATACAGTATCATGTACATGCATTTGTCATGTTGTCTGTAAAGGGAAAAATATGCACAGGAAATCCAATCTGGTTCTAAAAACAGAATtggaataaacaaaataacatttagaTTTGAGTTATGGGAAAATGGGTAATGTATTTCACTAGAAAGAGCTGAAACTGAATAAACAATGCAGTTAAGCAATTATGATTctaaaacaaatgcacacatcagTTAGCTGCCCCACGCCAATGATTTTCTCCTCTAcatattctcttttctttgtggtTTAACTGGTCCCTGACTAAGGCCCAGTAATTGTGAAAAGAAGCCTTATTTACAACAAGGTTATAAATTTAATACCGCACCTCTCCCAATAAATGGgttatttcaaagtaaaagtctgagtTCATGCCATCTTTACCTCTGCATCTTTACACAGGTGAAACACATagagggaaaaggaagaggagtgTTTGCTGTCAGGGGCTTCAAAAAGGGAGAATTTGTGGTGGAGTATCACGGGGAGCTGCTGAGCCTGGCCGAGGCAAAATTAAAAGAGGCCCAGTATGCCCAGGACCCCCAAACAGGCTGTTACATGTACTACTTCCAGTATCAATGTAAAACATACTGGTAAGTACAAATGCCACTGTTTGAAATGGGAATGCTCAGTTTCATAGTCCATTTAttccttcattttattatttcagttctTCCCACAGTTAAGAGCTGTCCTGTCAAGATTTACGTGAGCAGAGCTCTCCATACGCTAGAAACCAGTTAACTAAAAATATATCCATTATGGTATCATAATTTTTTTCAGGAGACAAACTATCATTTTGTGATTTACAACTAAATCATTTATAATAGTAAGTAGTAGTGagatatgaaaaatattttgcaggTCAGCTGACTACATCATCCTTTAACTGTTTATGGAGCAACTCCAGATTtaaccttttctttctctgttttctatCTTGGAGATTTTTTACTTGTTCAGAAATAGGAATAGCACTGTCTCTTCCCCTTAGGATAAAAAAGcagtattcatttttcattaaaaaaaaaaaaaaaaagacaacattaaaaATTATTGAAATAGGCTTAATTCTACATACTGCACTTAATTGGAATGATTTGaaactgtaaaatgttttgaatggTGCTTGCTTATGGTATATTGTAGTGTAATCAATGAACTGTCTTGGTTGTAGCAGTTGCAagcttttgttatttttttgtttacatatttCAGTGTGGATGCTACAAAGGAAACAACCCGTCTCGGAAGACTGATCAACCACAGTAAAAATGGAAACTGCCAAACAAGGCTTCATGATATTGACGGGAAGCCTCATCTGATCTTGGTGGCCTCCAGGGACATTGAAGCAGAAGAGGAGCTGCTGTATGACTATGGTGACCGGAGCAAAGCCTCCATCTCCGCTCATCCCTGGCTCAAATACTGAAATACTTCCACcaaaaaaagttaatatttcATATGATAAGGTGCTTCATACACTGTATGTAAAGGATATGGAAGAGCAATTCctaaaatgctcttttttttatgaggtgtatttttctttttttaaaatgttgaggCTAGAGCTACTTACGAAAATTGTATTTTGCAGCTATTGtttttatcaggcttttatctatttgtttttctttcctaaaTGTAGCAGGTTGATGGTCCAACCTTAAAGTTTATTTCTCCTGGCAGTGGTGCCCTTGGTTTTCCTTTGTAATGAATATAATTCTGACAACTCGGTGACCAACTAACTGATAAGCTATGCTGTAAACTGAGAAATAAATCTTTGTTGTATCTTTTAATTCTAGCTGTAGCAGGGTTAATGGTACGCCATTAAGAGAATTATACCTGAATATGAAAACTGGACAGGGGCATTGAGATGGCATTCTCCTCCACTGATGTCATTTATTGATCCCACTGTGTTTCCAAACTGGCTGCAGTTGCTGTTGATAATGTTGCTGCTTTGTATGAAATACACAGTATGGTGAAGGGCAACAAGTGCAACTGGAGAACAGGTTGGGATGAAGACTAGGTCAACATGGTTAAGACTCTTTCTGGCATATTTATATTCGTGAGCAGGATGTGAGCCAACAGGTTGACATTCTGTACAGTGTTCTGACAAGAAACTCACCAGATTAAAACAAGATGTTAAAAGATCCTTGTGTCAACGTGCAGATTTTGTCTTTCCAACTCTGTTACCCATCTCTTCTAATAAGATAATTAAAAAGTTGGACAAGgaaaattatgaaattaaaaagtCGGTGTgcctttttaaaacaaaaacaacaacaacaacaaaaaatctgaaCTACAGATTGTGAACTTAGAGTTATAATGTTGTAGTTGGGATAACAGCAGTCCTAACATATTCAGCATCAAAGTGCTGATGTACCAGCAAGCATTCTGGTAGAAACTTATATTTTTTGTGAAAAAGAGcccagacaaagacagaaccaagctcctctctgctactctgtgtttttctgttggtCTCTCAACCTGTGACAAAAatacatcatcatcaatatATAAGCTACACATTTGGTTTCTGGTGGGATTCACCAAGAGATAAAGGGAAGTATCCATTTAGGAAACAATGACAGTTATTAAACCCAAAATTCTCCTTTATCCATCACTATGATTGTGAAGTTATTTTGTCATTAATTTTACAAGCATTTTAATTTACTGGTTTACTACACCTTTTAGGCTTCATTAGCTATACCTTCTGACAGGATATCGTTTCACAAAACAAAGACGTTTGTGATTAGATAAGAAAAAACTACCTTATGATACCAAGCTGAAATAAGACatcatttaaaattatttaataaatattcaactctaaaaacaaaacacagtagCATTAAGTAACATCCAAATCCAAATTTTGAATTGATGGATCACTCAATTTTGCTTAGAAAACTCTGACAAAAATCTGTAATTTCAAGCTCacaaacaagtgaattttcattttggagtgAAGTATTCATTTAACACAATAATACAAATACTAGCTTTAGACAATACTTTCCAGTTTGCATGGCTTGACTTCATAATTACACTtttcacatactgtatattcatACTATAGAATACTATAGTAACACTATTACTATAACCTTTTAGGTTACAATTACATAATATACACtgctgatcaaaatcttaagaccagttgagaaattgcaagaatttacattttgcactgttggatcttaagaaggttctaagtagagcttcaaaatgcaaaaagaagaaatggtcttaagattttgagcAGGAGTGTATTGCTTATCAAATTTCagactttgtaaaaaaaaaaaaaagaaaaagaaagttcaATATAAAAGTGGTTAAGCAATGagaaaaatgtgcatagagATCCTGATTGGCTCCTGTGATAATGACTTGAGCGGTTCTTGTCACAGGttattctctttttctcctgaaTGAAAACCTAGAATGGAAAAGTCTAGAGTTAGTTATAGGGATACTTCCATTGGTTCCTAATAAGGAATAAGAAGAGATGTAAAAAGGGAACATTCCAGTCAAAAGCAGCCATGGGTCGTGACAGACTGTAATTACTGATCAGAGCAGCAGTTTGGCAGAGGCAGGCCCGACGTTCCTTCACTCGCTCATTCACCCACTCACGCAAACATCCTCAGCATCAGCATGAGTGCATCCGGTCACAAGTAAATCATTATGAGACTCGAGATGGGCTGGGAGAAGAATCTCCCTGCTGGCTTACTAAAACATCatgtggctgctgctgagaaTTTCCACAATCATTGTCATCTGAGGTGTGCACAAAAAGTTGCTGTCAACAAACACTCTGCTCGGTGCACTTTCTTTGCACTGCTGTGCCCACACTCGCCTGTTTACCTCTGTTCGCACTTAGGCTATCTATATTCAATAAGGCAGTTAAGCATATGACTTACAGTTTGCTGATggctgttttctcctcttttacCTCGTCTGTTGTGGCAGGAATGTGGTCTGCAGAGGGAGGAGGCTCCAGGTCCACTTCTACCATGGCTGGCTCAGCCTGTGGCAGAATCCCACTGCAAATTGAAAGTATTGGTCAGTGGGAATACCTTCAGTCAGTGCTGGTCTCTCAGGTCAAAACTCATCTTAACACAAAATCCACACTATATCCCCAATTTtagaaagaataaatgaatcTCCTTGAACCAAAACTAGATTCAGTGATGCAGCTGAGATAATAGAACTGATGATGAAATGGAAGGCTGCGTTTCTTCACCTAGGTGGTATTCGTTTTAGCTCAGCTGGCACATCCAAAACAAACTTAATTTAATTGCAATATGCCACATCTTTGGAAAATCATGCTGCATATAATGTCAGCGTTTCCACTGACACTGCATCCCACTTTTACTGCCAATTTTCCACTTCCAAGTTTTGTCTCAAGATAGCATCAATAGTcttggacatttatttatgtgcataAAACAAGACTAAGCCAGTGTCCAACATTTCTTAACAGTTTCACAGATACTGAAACATGTTTTGCAAAATCAGTAtcacataatgtaacataataatAGGAAGCTGAATAATTATCAGTCACTACCTGATGGAGAAGGGGTGGGATTCAATAAGTTTGCACTTCTCCTCAACCCTCTctgaatatgtatgtgtttttgataAATCTTTTGCACTGAGCTTCTCATTGTTGGAAACTATTtaattctctctccctctctctctctgcttgttttatgttctttttctttttatatgcacaaaataaatgaattaatgtaatctaatgtaatctaatgtaatctaatctaatctaatgctCACAAGTGAGTAATACATTCACAGATGCAATTGTTTTGCCCAAACAAGTATCATCAGGTGTGTAATAGTGTACGTGAGACGTTGTAAATGAACTCAGACTTTTACTCTGAAAGAATCCATTTATTGTGAGTATTACGGTAGGGGTCAGATCATGGATATTTAATTTAAGTAgtggagtttttttccccctttaaatGTAGTGTATCACCTCTTAtaaagctgcagctcctcttgaGCGACCATGAGCTGAGCCTTGAGCTGGTTCCTCTCCTGCAGGacctccttcagctcctgcaTGGTGAAGCGTGGTCTGTTGGGGTCCTTCAAGTCGACCACCAACTGGTTTGGCCCCGCTGTTTGCttgagtaagagagagaaaagcaccCAGTTTGAGTCAAAGCCTGTTTGGGGCGCACATGTTTAGCGCAGAGGCTGTCCCTGAGACTCACCGTGCCCTGGCCTGTGGAGCTCTCCTTGATGATCCTGTCCAGTTCGCTCTTCAAGTTGTCCCGCTCCATTTTCAGCTCCTCCAGGGACAAGTTGTACTTATTCACCAGGGTCTCAAACATCTCCAAAACGCGGACGATCCTGAACTGTAAATCCGACACTTCCTCACCTGTGCTGCTAATTTTCAGCAAATCTCGGCCGATCACGTAGGAAATGTCATACACATCTTCCACCGTGAGTTGAAACGCGTCCTTCTCGAAAGCTAAAGCGGGTGAAGCCTCCTCACGCACCTCCATGACAGCACGCAAACACCCAGATTAGTCGTCCTTTGTCCACCACCTTCAGTTTAAAGTGTCCTAATATCACTTTCTTCCCTCTTGTAAATGTTTTACACAACTTTTATTAGTGGAGGATGAACAACTGTTTCACTTCGAGAGACAGTCCACTTCCCCCATCCCGACTCCGCCAATGGCGTGCCTTGTTGTCAAGTAGAGGAGGGCAAAGTATCCTAGCGACAGGTGAGGCCGAAGATCGTATATGTTTGCGAAGATAATTCCGTGACAGTTAAACTTCCGCTCCGTGGAGGCGGGTCTTTGTGCCACGTAGTTCACCCGGAATCAGGGTGAGTGAACCCTCTCGCCTCCATCTCATCTCAGGTACAGGCATGCAAGCAGTCAGGTGAGAAAGCATGTGATGGGGTGCGTCTGTTTTTTCGGTTTATTGCTTTTctatttttccaattttctgCTCTATTACTTCTTTTGATGAGAGCAAAACTAAGCACATGAGCTCTGGTGGCCTCCGCACCGGTGGCTTCGGAATGCAGAGCCATAAAAGTAGCAGAAAATTAGTTTAAATGGTGCAAACCCGATACTGTTCTGCATGTCCAACACAAGTAATGCGTAAAATCAATGAATCGTGGATATAGGGAGTGAATAGGAGGCCAGAGTTAGCGCAGACTCAATTTTATCTCCGGCCTCCCATTCATTATTATAGAGTGAAATCTGTGGGAAGCATAACAGGGCTTGACAGTGACAGCAATCACGAgataaaagatgaaaataaaatttattacgTTTTCGAAATTCATAATTTACAGATGCACAATgccacaaattaaaaacacttttttaaaatttttacaaTAGACACTCACGGACCCTAGCAATCCACTGACTGAACTTTAATCTTCTTTTCAAAGATGAATGAGTTTGCAGTGCAGTCAGACTCTTATAGACCACAAGGTGTAGCAATGTGAGTAAAATACACTGCTTTATAAAGACCTGTCAATATGGGGCACTGGCACCAAGTACATT from Myripristis murdjan chromosome 9, fMyrMur1.1, whole genome shotgun sequence encodes:
- the kmt5ab gene encoding lysine methyltransferase 5Ab isoform X2, with amino-acid sequence MAKGKTSRSKPEDTAEHKVSCKRETKENKPAMNTDCSFKTQQTFHSIRSPNKPRSPLSDNASTLIQEGNGSDKSHTETSKQKKGGSNEINCELHESKAEQSSETACHDPVSREQTTEKLKTEAAVLTKPMSVAGSKVSVSSVRSGAGRKVRAKKTENKASQNRKVTDYYPIRRSSRKTKAELKNEEHRHLDDLIKNGIEEGMQVKHIEGKGRGVFAVRGFKKGEFVVEYHGELLSLAEAKLKEAQYAQDPQTGCYMYYFQYQCKTYCVDATKETTRLGRLINHSKNGNCQTRLHDIDGKPHLILVASRDIEAEEELLYDYGDRSKASISAHPWLKY
- the rilpl2 gene encoding RILP-like protein 2, coding for MEVREEASPALAFEKDAFQLTVEDVYDISYVIGRDLLKISSTGEEVSDLQFRIVRVLEMFETLVNKYNLSLEELKMERDNLKSELDRIIKESSTGQGTQTAGPNQLVVDLKDPNRPRFTMQELKEVLQERNQLKAQLMVAQEELQLYKSGILPQAEPAMVEVDLEPPPSADHIPATTDEVKEEKTAISKLFSFRRKRE